The DNA sequence TTGCACGAGAACGTGGTGAATCTTTAGGCGGATTACTAGAAGTGCAAATTCATAACATCCCCGCAGGATTGGGATCCCATGTACAGTGGGACCGGAAGCTAGATGGAAAATTGGCTCAGGCAGTTCTCTCTGTGCAAGCAATAAAAGGAGTCTCCTTTGGGTTAGGATTTGAAGCGGGGGAACGAATGGGTTCGATGGTTCATGATCCGATCTATTATCACCAGGGAGAGGGCTTTAGAAGAGGATCTAACCATGCCGGGGGAATCGAAGGGGGAATGAGCAACGGAGAGGCCATTATCCTTCAGGCGGTGATGAAACCGATTCCTACCCTATATCAGCCGTTAGACACGGTACATTTGGAAACTAAAGAAGTAGTTAAGGCCAGCGTTGAGCGTTCAGATGTCTGTGCTGTGCCCGCAGCTCTGGTAGTTTTAGAACATGTGGTGGCTTGGGTGATCGCCGAAGCGGTACTTGAGAAATTCCCTGCGGATAGCTTTATAGAATTGCAAACGGCATGGGAAGCCTATAAGACATATTTGACACATAATCATTGAGAGGAATGAAGCTCCATGCGAAACATCGTTCTCATTGGATTTATGGGAACTGGCAAAAGCACGGTGGGAAAGCGCTTAGCTCTGTCGCTTGCTTGGGATTTTGTCGACACAGATTTGGAAGTCGGAGAAATCACAAGTTTGAGTGTGTCTGAGATTTTCCGACGGTACGGTGAGACTCGTTTTCGTTCTGAAGAACGGCTCGTAGTTCAGCGTCTCAGTCAACAGGAGCAGTTAGTCATTGCGACGGGCGGTGGGACTGTGTTGAACTCACGTAACTGGGAAGCGTTGGCCCAGAATGGGATTATCATAGCTCTTCATGCCTCGATGGAAGCGATTCTCAGTCGAATCGGCCATAAAAATGATCGACCTCTTCTCAAAGGCACAAGAGAGGCGATTGAAAAGTTGTGGTCTGAACGGCAAGTATGCTACGCCCAGGCTGACTTTACGGTTGACACGTCAGATAAAAATATTGATGAAGTGGTCGGTGAAATTCTTGCAAGGTTAGAGAGGATGAAGAAGAATGGGTTTAGCGACGTGGCAAAAGATTAATGTAGAGGCGAATAGCCCGTACCCAGTATTTTTGGGAGTGCCTCTCGAAGAGTTAGGAGAGTACCTTTCTTCTCAAATTGAAGAGGTGGAGCACATTCTGATCATTACAAATCAGGCTGTCGCAGAGCTTTATTCAGAACGTCTTAAGCAAGGCCTTCTTGACTATCGCGTGAATTTATTAACAGTCCCTGCAGGAGAAATGGAAAAGTCCCTGGAACGCTTAAGTCAGCTAACGACAGCGGCACTGCGTTGTGGTGTAGACCGCAAAACCCTCGTAATTGCCCTCGGAGGAGGCGTTATTGGGGATTTGGCTGGTTTTTTTGCTAGTGTTTTCATGCGGGGAATTCGTTTGATTCAAGTCCCAACCACGTTGTTGGCGCAAGTGGACAGTAGCATCGGTGGGAAAGTTGCTGTGAATCATCCCGCGGGCAAGAATATTTTAGGCTCATTTTATCCTCCGCTGGCAGTTTGGACAGATTTTACAACTCTCGAAAGTTTACCTTGGAGCGAAGTGGAAAACGGTTTAGCTGAAAGCATTAAGCACGCCTTAATTGCCGATCTGGATCTCTTTGAGTTTTTTGAAAACCAGGAAGAAAACATTAAGCAACGGAACCCCTCGATTTGGCAGGAAATGGTGACACGATCTTCAGCAGT is a window from the Desulfosporosinus sp. Sb-LF genome containing:
- a CDS encoding shikimate kinase, which translates into the protein MRNIVLIGFMGTGKSTVGKRLALSLAWDFVDTDLEVGEITSLSVSEIFRRYGETRFRSEERLVVQRLSQQEQLVIATGGGTVLNSRNWEALAQNGIIIALHASMEAILSRIGHKNDRPLLKGTREAIEKLWSERQVCYAQADFTVDTSDKNIDEVVGEILARLERMKKNGFSDVAKD
- the aroB gene encoding 3-dehydroquinate synthase is translated as MGLATWQKINVEANSPYPVFLGVPLEELGEYLSSQIEEVEHILIITNQAVAELYSERLKQGLLDYRVNLLTVPAGEMEKSLERLSQLTTAALRCGVDRKTLVIALGGGVIGDLAGFFASVFMRGIRLIQVPTTLLAQVDSSIGGKVAVNHPAGKNILGSFYPPLAVWTDFTTLESLPWSEVENGLAESIKHALIADLDLFEFFENQEENIKQRNPSIWQEMVTRSSAVKVRTVSQDEQEHGVRALLNLGHSFGHALETEMNYHGVTHGQGVSIGIVAAAFLASAKGLMTLAEVDRIKHLLSIYGLPTTIKGQDPQALLQRMKTDKKNQGGRKILILPQGIGRTVISKDCTDSEILAAWIQVIS